One window from the genome of Myxococcus virescens encodes:
- a CDS encoding alpha/beta fold hydrolase has protein sequence MHDALQMEDWGGTGPVLHLAHANGFPPGCYRKLIEHLKPRYRVFTLRTRCLVPGSDPRELRTWDDMADDLIHALRAYGVQGVVGVGHSMGGVATLLASAKAPALFRAVVALDPVLFTGAREWALRALTLLGLRSRVPPASLARRRRESWGAREEAARSYGKKPLFARFDPECFQDYITHGLTEAPSGGFRLTIPKAWEARVFETSPKDVWRELGTVNVPSLVIRGGESDTLTRDALARARLTLNDPQTEELPGTGHLFPLEQPERCAQRIVTFLDGLETARAAARAAR, from the coding sequence ATGCACGACGCCCTTCAGATGGAGGACTGGGGCGGCACCGGTCCGGTGCTGCACCTGGCCCACGCCAACGGCTTTCCTCCGGGGTGCTACCGCAAACTCATCGAGCACCTGAAGCCGCGCTACCGCGTCTTCACGCTTCGCACGCGATGCCTCGTTCCGGGCTCCGACCCGCGCGAGCTGCGGACCTGGGATGACATGGCGGATGACCTGATTCACGCCCTGCGTGCGTACGGCGTGCAGGGTGTCGTGGGCGTGGGGCACAGCATGGGCGGCGTGGCGACGCTGCTGGCCTCCGCGAAGGCGCCTGCGCTCTTCCGGGCCGTGGTGGCGTTGGACCCGGTGTTGTTCACGGGGGCGCGGGAATGGGCGCTCCGTGCCTTGACGCTGCTCGGGCTGCGAAGCCGCGTGCCGCCCGCGAGTCTGGCGCGGCGGCGGCGTGAGTCGTGGGGCGCTCGTGAAGAGGCCGCGCGAAGCTACGGCAAGAAGCCGCTGTTCGCGCGCTTCGACCCGGAGTGCTTCCAGGACTACATCACCCACGGCCTCACCGAGGCCCCGAGCGGCGGCTTCCGGCTGACCATCCCCAAGGCCTGGGAGGCGCGTGTCTTCGAGACGTCTCCGAAGGATGTCTGGCGCGAGCTGGGCACTGTGAACGTCCCGTCACTGGTGATTCGCGGCGGTGAGTCCGACACGCTGACGCGCGACGCGCTGGCGCGGGCCCGCCTCACCTTGAATGATCCCCAGACGGAGGAGCTTCCCGGCACGGGGCACCTCTTCCCGCTGGAGCAGCCGGAGCGATGCGCCCAGCGCATCGTCACGTTCCTCGATGGCCTGGAAACGGCCCGCGCGGCTGCCAGGGCCGCGCGTTGA
- a CDS encoding tRNA (5-methylaminomethyl-2-thiouridine)(34)-methyltransferase MnmD, whose amino-acid sequence MSTAPEANPRDGDFELITLRNGARAVRHLGHGEVMHPSVGPWQEALRLYVEQARLADRLRQPGPPLVIHDVGLGAATNAVAALTCARSLGAEQRRLLEVVSFEVDLAPLRLALADAEGFPFLQPFRDAAEALMRDGVWEAEGFRWRLLLGDAVPHLDGALPVADLVYFDPFSPASNPDMWTEAVLARVRRHCREDGEGTLLLTYSAATPTRVTLLLAGFFVGAGVSTGTKGETTVGASRRESLEAPLGERWLERWKRSSSRAPHGGQLTPDIEARVLAHLQWR is encoded by the coding sequence GTGAGCACCGCACCCGAAGCCAACCCGCGCGACGGCGACTTCGAGCTCATCACCCTGCGCAATGGCGCTCGCGCCGTGCGGCACCTGGGCCATGGCGAGGTGATGCACCCCTCCGTGGGGCCGTGGCAGGAAGCGCTGCGCCTCTATGTGGAGCAGGCACGGCTGGCGGACCGGCTGCGCCAGCCCGGGCCGCCGCTGGTGATTCATGACGTGGGGCTGGGCGCCGCCACCAACGCGGTGGCCGCGCTCACCTGCGCCAGGAGTCTGGGCGCGGAGCAGCGCCGGCTGCTGGAGGTGGTCAGCTTCGAGGTGGACCTGGCTCCGCTGCGACTGGCGCTGGCGGACGCCGAGGGCTTTCCCTTCCTCCAGCCGTTTCGTGACGCGGCGGAGGCGCTGATGCGCGACGGGGTGTGGGAGGCGGAGGGGTTCCGCTGGCGACTGCTGCTGGGGGACGCGGTGCCTCACCTGGACGGCGCGCTGCCCGTGGCGGACCTCGTCTACTTCGACCCGTTCTCTCCGGCGTCCAATCCGGACATGTGGACCGAAGCGGTGCTGGCCCGCGTGCGCCGGCATTGCCGCGAGGACGGGGAGGGGACGTTGCTGCTCACGTACAGCGCGGCCACGCCCACGCGGGTGACGCTGCTGCTGGCCGGGTTCTTCGTGGGCGCGGGTGTGTCGACGGGGACGAAGGGCGAGACGACGGTGGGCGCCTCGCGGCGTGAGTCGCTGGAGGCGCCGCTCGGTGAGCGGTGGCTGGAGCGATGGAAGCGCTCGTCGTCCCGGGCGCCGCATGGTGGGCAGCTCACGCCCGACATCGAGGCGCGCGTGCTGGCGCACCTGCAGTGGCGGTGA
- the tgt gene encoding tRNA guanosine(34) transglycosylase Tgt translates to MAVRFELLTTDPTGARAGILHTRRGSFKTPMFMPVATHAGFRHLAMEEVKEAGASILLANTYHLMLRPGAEVFKRFGGIHPFMQWDGGVLTDSGGFQIFSLPEDRLITEKGAHFRSFYDNSRQLLSPESSIAMQQAINSEIMMVLDVCIDSRTDEAGTREAMERTHRWAVRSLEAKAARDTGQAMFGIVQGGVFPHLRDESADFLTKLPFDGFAIGGLAVGETKVERESMTLRATASLPADKPRYLMGVGTPTDLVEAVLRGVDMFDCIIPTKMAQQGYAYTFSGLVRISRSVFRLSDEPLDAECDCYVCKRYTRGYLQHLMRGKHHLGSRFLSVHNVRHYQKLMGRIREGILGGTYAQVYRELKAAIATPKDLKDEANAREVTLKEVG, encoded by the coding sequence ATGGCCGTTCGTTTCGAGCTCCTCACCACCGACCCCACGGGCGCGCGTGCAGGCATCCTGCACACACGCCGGGGTTCCTTCAAAACCCCCATGTTCATGCCGGTGGCCACCCACGCGGGCTTCCGGCACCTGGCCATGGAGGAGGTGAAGGAGGCGGGCGCCAGCATCCTGCTGGCCAACACCTACCACCTGATGCTCCGGCCGGGCGCGGAGGTCTTCAAGCGCTTCGGCGGCATCCACCCCTTCATGCAATGGGATGGGGGCGTGCTCACCGATTCGGGCGGCTTCCAGATCTTCTCCCTGCCGGAGGACCGGCTCATCACGGAGAAGGGCGCCCACTTCCGCAGCTTCTACGACAACAGCCGGCAGCTCCTCAGCCCCGAGTCGAGCATCGCCATGCAGCAGGCCATCAACTCGGAAATCATGATGGTGCTGGACGTGTGCATCGACTCGCGGACCGACGAGGCCGGCACGCGCGAGGCCATGGAGCGCACCCACCGCTGGGCGGTGCGCAGCCTGGAGGCGAAGGCGGCGCGGGACACGGGGCAGGCGATGTTCGGCATCGTCCAGGGCGGCGTGTTCCCTCACCTGCGTGACGAGAGCGCGGACTTCCTGACGAAGCTGCCTTTCGACGGCTTCGCCATTGGCGGTCTGGCCGTGGGCGAGACGAAGGTGGAGCGCGAGTCCATGACGTTGCGCGCCACCGCGTCCCTGCCCGCCGACAAGCCGCGCTACCTGATGGGCGTGGGCACGCCCACGGACCTGGTGGAAGCCGTGCTGCGTGGTGTGGACATGTTCGACTGCATCATCCCCACCAAGATGGCGCAGCAGGGGTATGCGTACACGTTCAGCGGGCTCGTCCGCATCTCCCGCAGCGTGTTCCGCCTCTCCGACGAGCCGCTGGACGCGGAGTGCGACTGCTACGTGTGCAAGCGCTACACGCGCGGCTACCTGCAGCACCTGATGCGGGGCAAGCACCACCTGGGCTCGCGCTTCCTGTCCGTGCACAACGTCCGGCACTACCAGAAGCTGATGGGGCGCATCCGCGAGGGCATCCTCGGTGGTACGTACGCGCAGGTGTACCGCGAGCTGAAGGCGGCCATCGCCACGCCCAAGGACTTGAAGGACGAGGCCAACGCGCGCGAGGTGACGCTGAAGGAGGTCGGGTGA
- a CDS encoding ABC-F family ATP-binding cassette domain-containing protein, whose translation MFNVINVSKAYGPKKLFEDVNVTFSPGRRYGLTGPNGAGKSTFMKILAGDEEADMGNIVRPRKLGILRQDHFRYEDNRVLDVVLMGNRALWAAMSEKNELLAKSDITEEDGNRLGDLEGVIAEEDGYSAESDAATLLAGLGIDQASHEEPMKQLTGGLKLRVLLAQALFGKPEGLLLDEPTNNLDIDSIRWLESFLHDYEGVLITISHDRHFLNAICTHIADIDYETIIHYPGGYDDMVRQKAQVRSRVESETAEKKKKIAQLQDFVARFHAGTRASQVQSRIKQIDKLKSDDLKRSNIARPFIRFDQKVVSGKQTLMVEGIHKSFDGQEVIKPFNALVCKGEKVCVIGRNGVGKSTLVKMIAGQLEPDGGKIGWGHQASVGYLPQDHHGVVRKGTTCFGWLRDLHDKLTNEEISGVLGRMLFSGEERMKNTDTLSGGETVRLLLSKLMIMQDNVLVLDEPTNHLDLESIAALAEGLQKYEGTVIVVTHDQELISEVATRIWSLQAGQEVLDFNGPYSEFVEKHSDVAARRR comes from the coding sequence ATGTTCAACGTCATCAACGTCTCCAAGGCCTACGGGCCCAAGAAGCTTTTCGAGGACGTCAACGTCACGTTCTCGCCGGGCCGCCGCTACGGCCTGACCGGTCCGAACGGGGCCGGGAAGTCCACGTTCATGAAGATCCTCGCCGGGGACGAGGAAGCGGACATGGGCAACATCGTCCGGCCTCGCAAGCTGGGAATCCTGCGCCAGGACCACTTCCGCTACGAGGACAACCGCGTCCTCGACGTGGTGCTCATGGGCAACCGTGCCCTGTGGGCGGCCATGTCCGAGAAGAACGAGCTGCTGGCCAAGTCCGACATCACCGAGGAGGACGGCAACCGGCTGGGCGACCTGGAGGGCGTCATCGCCGAGGAGGACGGCTACTCGGCGGAGAGCGACGCGGCCACCCTGCTGGCGGGCCTTGGCATCGACCAGGCCTCCCACGAAGAGCCCATGAAGCAGCTCACCGGCGGCCTCAAGCTCCGCGTGCTGCTCGCGCAGGCGCTGTTCGGCAAGCCGGAAGGCCTGCTCCTCGACGAGCCCACGAACAACCTGGACATCGACTCCATCCGCTGGCTGGAGAGCTTCCTCCACGACTACGAGGGCGTGCTCATCACCATCAGCCACGACCGGCACTTCCTCAACGCCATCTGCACGCACATCGCGGACATCGACTACGAGACCATCATCCACTACCCCGGTGGGTATGACGACATGGTCCGGCAGAAGGCGCAGGTGCGCAGCCGCGTCGAGTCCGAGACGGCGGAGAAGAAGAAGAAGATTGCCCAGCTCCAGGACTTCGTCGCGCGCTTCCACGCCGGCACCCGCGCCTCACAGGTGCAGAGCCGCATCAAGCAGATCGACAAGCTGAAGTCGGACGACCTCAAGCGCTCCAACATCGCGCGCCCGTTCATCCGCTTCGACCAGAAGGTGGTCAGCGGCAAGCAGACGCTGATGGTCGAAGGCATCCACAAGTCCTTCGACGGCCAGGAGGTCATCAAGCCCTTCAACGCCCTGGTCTGCAAGGGCGAGAAGGTCTGCGTCATCGGCCGCAACGGCGTGGGCAAGTCCACGCTGGTGAAGATGATTGCCGGCCAGTTGGAGCCGGACGGCGGGAAGATTGGCTGGGGCCACCAGGCCTCCGTGGGCTACCTGCCGCAGGACCACCACGGCGTCGTGCGCAAGGGCACCACCTGCTTCGGCTGGCTGCGTGACCTCCACGACAAGCTCACCAACGAGGAGATCTCCGGCGTGCTGGGCCGGATGCTCTTCTCCGGTGAGGAGCGGATGAAGAACACCGACACCCTCTCCGGTGGTGAGACGGTGCGGCTGCTCCTGTCCAAGCTGATGATCATGCAGGACAACGTGCTGGTGCTCGACGAGCCCACCAACCACCTGGACCTCGAGTCCATCGCCGCGCTGGCCGAAGGCCTCCAGAAGTACGAGGGCACGGTCATCGTCGTCACGCACGACCAGGAGCTCATCTCCGAGGTGGCCACCCGCATCTGGTCGCTCCAGGCGGGCCAGGAGGTGCTCGACTTCAACGGACCCTACTCGGAGTTCGTGGAGAAGCACTCCGACGTCGCCGCGCGCCGCCGGTAG
- a CDS encoding YihY/virulence factor BrkB family protein, with product MVLPGKGMGWKKFFLALKDEWTRDEVGDVAGALTFRMILALFPFLLFLVSLAGLLIEPAQAQVLIQELARVAPREVTSILSERIEALANSRPVGLLTVGGVGAVWAASAGVVALMTALNKVYGVTESRPIWKLRGIALLVTLGGAAVAIFAAFAVVVTPVIAGKLPGGLGTVLMWLRLPVAGLLMMFLWAVLYYVLPDVNQKFRFITPGSVVGVLIWVFASWGFSQYVANFGKYDVNYGAIGGVIVMLLWMWISAQVILLGAEINAILEHRSPDGKAPGQKDPEQGKALTATKTELEAGGASLPGAPGFQPVVDPVTGRPLDGPPSAPPRLRDTPLAAALKWTVGMGLGLFLLRKSAPR from the coding sequence ATGGTTCTCCCTGGCAAGGGAATGGGCTGGAAGAAGTTCTTTCTGGCGCTGAAGGACGAGTGGACGCGCGACGAGGTGGGGGACGTCGCTGGCGCGCTCACCTTCCGGATGATTCTGGCGCTGTTCCCATTCCTGCTGTTCCTGGTGTCGCTGGCGGGGCTCCTCATCGAGCCCGCCCAGGCCCAGGTGCTCATCCAGGAGCTGGCGCGGGTGGCGCCCCGGGAAGTGACGTCCATTCTGAGCGAGCGCATCGAGGCGCTGGCGAACAGCCGGCCGGTGGGGCTGCTGACGGTGGGCGGTGTCGGCGCCGTCTGGGCGGCCTCCGCGGGCGTGGTGGCGCTGATGACGGCGCTCAACAAGGTCTACGGCGTGACGGAGTCGCGTCCCATCTGGAAGCTGCGCGGCATCGCGCTGCTGGTGACACTGGGCGGAGCGGCGGTGGCCATCTTCGCGGCGTTCGCGGTCGTCGTTACGCCCGTCATCGCTGGCAAGCTCCCCGGCGGGTTGGGCACCGTGCTCATGTGGCTGCGGCTCCCGGTCGCGGGCCTGCTGATGATGTTCCTGTGGGCGGTGCTGTACTACGTGCTGCCGGACGTGAATCAGAAGTTCCGATTCATCACCCCGGGCTCGGTGGTGGGCGTGCTCATCTGGGTGTTCGCGTCGTGGGGCTTCTCCCAGTATGTGGCCAACTTCGGCAAGTACGACGTCAACTACGGCGCCATCGGCGGTGTCATCGTCATGCTGCTGTGGATGTGGATCTCCGCGCAGGTCATCCTGCTGGGCGCGGAAATCAACGCCATCCTCGAGCACCGTTCCCCGGACGGAAAGGCGCCGGGCCAGAAGGACCCGGAGCAGGGCAAGGCACTGACCGCCACCAAGACGGAGCTGGAGGCGGGAGGCGCGTCGCTTCCGGGCGCTCCGGGCTTCCAGCCCGTGGTGGACCCGGTGACGGGCCGGCCCCTGGATGGCCCGCCGTCCGCTCCACCCAGGCTGCGTGACACGCCGCTCGCGGCGGCCCTCAAGTGGACCGTGGGCATGGGCCTGGGGTTGTTCCTGCTGCGCAAGTCGGCCCCCCGGTAG
- a CDS encoding PEGA domain-containing protein, with protein sequence MFVSCLLSVSLALSAGAAPGMPPDTQAPTPSQTLWLVQALYPGQDALLQRTEEGIAALIPQDVQAEQLIGRGALAMHLKGQGGDLRCVSGEARCREPLEAYLESLGLERVVLVQVGQDDAGYRFRAVSIRTGTGARGQAETANPAFEKALAGVLVKFLSLNATVVAETTPAGATVFIDGVKVGATPFTTEVLPGEHTFRFELASHLPKEETRVLSSRQQVKLDAALEKVPARLVVKAQPEGAEIRVDGQPVGTTAVDQGIQPGTRRVSLTLDGYEPHEVKAEIAPGETYTLEHALTPTSMQSFKLAMRRRKEATMARQSYLEASFEMQRLTGTSLASQPLSTSEELESLRTRDVRAPGSRNLRGVGVEYGRYGQFFGVMLVGATYASTGDTWTLGIDVPPGVGGAGPDGVSSLDTQVQAVSLRALQPQLRYVLGPVSFALQVGLEGRGLLVKERAGDAAIFKDGLYALDLHASGQATARIFVYEGLYASVAYQHSFTLLKKIAGTSNIRGGLGYAF encoded by the coding sequence ATGTTCGTCTCCTGTCTCCTGAGTGTCAGCCTGGCGCTGAGCGCCGGCGCCGCACCCGGAATGCCTCCGGACACCCAGGCCCCCACCCCTTCGCAAACGCTGTGGCTCGTCCAGGCCCTGTACCCAGGACAGGACGCGTTGTTGCAACGCACCGAGGAAGGGATTGCCGCGCTGATACCGCAGGACGTGCAGGCGGAGCAGCTCATCGGCCGGGGCGCCCTGGCCATGCACCTGAAGGGCCAGGGCGGCGACCTGCGCTGCGTATCCGGCGAGGCGCGCTGCCGGGAGCCGCTGGAGGCGTACCTTGAGTCACTGGGCCTGGAGCGCGTGGTGCTGGTGCAGGTGGGCCAGGACGACGCCGGCTACCGCTTCCGCGCCGTCAGCATCCGGACCGGCACGGGCGCCCGGGGTCAGGCGGAGACGGCGAACCCCGCGTTCGAGAAGGCCCTGGCCGGCGTGCTGGTGAAGTTCCTGTCGCTCAATGCCACGGTGGTGGCGGAGACGACGCCCGCGGGGGCCACCGTCTTCATCGACGGCGTGAAGGTGGGCGCCACGCCCTTCACCACGGAGGTGCTGCCGGGTGAGCACACCTTCCGCTTCGAGCTGGCTTCGCACCTTCCGAAGGAAGAGACGCGCGTGCTGAGCTCGCGCCAGCAGGTGAAGCTGGACGCCGCTCTGGAGAAGGTGCCCGCGCGGCTGGTGGTGAAGGCGCAGCCAGAGGGCGCGGAGATTCGCGTGGACGGCCAGCCGGTGGGGACCACCGCGGTGGACCAGGGCATCCAGCCCGGCACGCGCAGGGTGTCGCTGACGCTGGACGGCTACGAGCCCCACGAGGTGAAGGCGGAGATCGCGCCCGGCGAGACATACACGCTGGAGCACGCGTTGACGCCCACCTCCATGCAGTCCTTCAAGCTGGCCATGCGCCGCCGCAAGGAAGCCACCATGGCGCGGCAAAGCTACCTGGAGGCCTCGTTCGAGATGCAGCGCCTCACGGGCACGTCGCTGGCGTCCCAGCCGCTGAGCACCTCGGAGGAGCTGGAGAGCCTGCGCACCCGGGACGTGCGCGCGCCGGGCTCGCGCAACCTGCGCGGCGTGGGCGTCGAGTACGGCCGCTATGGCCAGTTCTTCGGCGTCATGCTGGTGGGCGCCACCTACGCCTCCACGGGCGACACCTGGACGCTGGGCATCGACGTACCGCCTGGCGTGGGCGGCGCGGGGCCGGACGGCGTGTCGTCGCTGGACACGCAGGTGCAGGCGGTGTCGCTGCGCGCGCTCCAGCCGCAGCTGCGCTACGTGCTCGGGCCCGTGTCCTTCGCCCTCCAGGTGGGACTGGAGGGCCGAGGACTGCTGGTGAAGGAACGCGCGGGTGACGCGGCCATCTTCAAGGACGGCCTCTACGCGCTGGACCTGCACGCGTCCGGACAGGCCACCGCGCGCATCTTCGTATACGAGGGCCTGTACGCCTCCGTCGCGTACCAGCACAGCTTCACGCTGCTGAAGAAGATTGCCGGAACGAGCAACATTCGCGGAGGGCTGGGCTATGCGTTCTGA
- a CDS encoding tetratricopeptide repeat protein: protein MRSDLRRLTWACVLLTCGLSLAEPLVGPSVGRGDALLAEGTRLYNKRKHKDAAEVLLQATRANPSLLPAYLGLARARMGAKDVPGACAAYRAYVRSAPDIQDRTKAQRELALCERKLKAARRKKRNKVPPDMTARHVELKAGFFAALEEGRLVGPGAAGETLRTLVSEGYLGTDLGDMAARLSAASQATTDDLHQRALAGEALPPARLRESGALFDLARDTGEPSAKAAAQAPFLDGLAALQSGDSAGAQRLFAKAASAAPERTEYRVWRAAALQRAGDLDGALTVLETDLPQDARTDVLRAASAQRKSPEAGARELERILFQRYAPATR, encoded by the coding sequence ATGCGTTCTGACCTGCGGCGCCTGACGTGGGCCTGTGTGCTGCTGACGTGTGGCCTGTCCCTGGCCGAGCCCCTGGTGGGGCCCTCCGTCGGCCGTGGCGATGCGCTGCTGGCCGAGGGCACCCGCCTCTACAACAAGCGCAAGCACAAGGACGCGGCGGAGGTGTTGCTCCAGGCCACGCGCGCCAACCCGTCCCTGCTGCCCGCCTACCTGGGCCTTGCCCGCGCGCGTATGGGGGCCAAGGACGTCCCCGGTGCCTGCGCCGCCTACCGCGCCTACGTGCGCAGCGCGCCGGACATCCAGGACCGCACCAAGGCGCAGCGCGAGCTGGCCCTGTGCGAGCGCAAGCTGAAGGCCGCGCGCCGCAAGAAGCGCAACAAGGTGCCGCCCGACATGACGGCCCGGCACGTGGAGCTGAAGGCCGGCTTCTTCGCCGCGCTGGAGGAAGGCCGGCTGGTCGGCCCCGGCGCCGCGGGCGAGACGCTGCGCACGCTGGTGTCAGAGGGCTACCTGGGCACGGACCTGGGAGACATGGCCGCGCGGCTGAGCGCGGCCTCCCAGGCCACCACCGACGACCTGCACCAGCGGGCCCTGGCCGGTGAAGCCCTCCCCCCGGCGCGCCTGCGGGAGTCCGGCGCGCTCTTCGACCTGGCTCGCGACACGGGGGAGCCGTCCGCCAAGGCCGCTGCCCAGGCGCCTTTCCTGGACGGGCTCGCGGCGCTCCAGAGTGGAGACTCCGCCGGGGCGCAGCGCCTGTTCGCGAAGGCCGCATCCGCGGCGCCCGAGCGCACCGAGTACCGCGTGTGGCGCGCTGCCGCGCTCCAGCGCGCCGGAGATTTGGACGGCGCGCTGACGGTGCTGGAGACGGACCTGCCGCAAGATGCGCGCACGGACGTGCTGCGCGCGGCCTCCGCCCAGCGGAAGTCCCCCGAGGCGGGGGCTCGCGAGTTGGAGCGCATCCTCTTCCAGCGCTACGCCCCGGCCACGCGCTGA
- a CDS encoding serine/threonine protein kinase, translated as MSLFICQRCETQHEKWDGACLACGGTELLTVAPAVDRMLGRVVAGRFRILRRLGQGGMGSVYLAEQVGIGQQVAMKFLNSGLSMDPDVARRFLNEAKSYARVAHPNAVTLHDFGQDEEGSLYISMEYVEGDDLKSLLATCGRLALDEAVDIVLQVADVLAYAHARQVIHRDLKPENIMVRQGMRGWHVKVLDFGIARITDGATRLTIQGSVAGTPRYMSPEQAMGLDVDARADVYAVGIVLFELLTGQQPFDGNSVSEIMQKQVHQPMPRLAQVTADLQHPAVDAVIQKATAKRREERYATMEAFASDLVNALPTLTSRRAVSGINPAITGGGLEPARPATLLFGTEGSEATLVRAAPAEAAPVTGTAPIPLTQPAAPSGLRVGAEGFNKTAHAASPYAAPKRSKSSTVVGLGIAGVLLLGGVGLVAIRGGSGDAVNEGTLVPVASPTQPAPPANEAGASPHATTGRVETAPDDVATRQLKVLAAGQAIDIGNDFNEGRLDSAMKRLAQARSLGLEAVEPELAALAGKVEDASKRMARARALENDGNCETAITLYRALKRDHPQLVEAQRGIRRCQDMLPPEVSD; from the coding sequence ATGTCGCTCTTCATCTGCCAGCGGTGCGAGACCCAGCATGAGAAGTGGGACGGCGCCTGTCTGGCCTGTGGTGGCACCGAGCTGCTGACGGTGGCGCCGGCCGTGGACCGGATGCTCGGCCGTGTCGTGGCGGGCCGCTTCCGCATCCTCCGGCGGCTGGGCCAGGGCGGCATGGGTTCGGTGTACCTGGCCGAACAGGTGGGCATCGGCCAGCAGGTGGCGATGAAGTTCCTCAACAGCGGCCTGTCCATGGACCCGGACGTGGCCCGCCGCTTCCTCAACGAAGCCAAGAGCTACGCGCGGGTGGCCCACCCCAACGCGGTGACGCTGCACGACTTCGGGCAGGACGAGGAAGGCAGCCTCTACATCTCCATGGAGTACGTGGAGGGGGATGACCTCAAGAGTCTGCTCGCCACGTGTGGCCGGCTCGCGCTCGACGAGGCCGTGGACATCGTCCTCCAGGTGGCGGACGTGCTCGCCTATGCCCACGCGCGCCAGGTCATCCACCGCGACCTCAAGCCGGAGAACATCATGGTCCGGCAGGGCATGCGCGGCTGGCATGTGAAGGTGCTGGACTTCGGCATCGCCCGAATCACCGACGGCGCGACACGGCTCACCATCCAGGGCTCGGTGGCCGGCACGCCGCGCTACATGTCCCCCGAGCAGGCCATGGGCCTGGACGTGGACGCCCGCGCCGACGTGTACGCGGTGGGCATCGTCCTCTTCGAGCTGCTCACCGGTCAGCAGCCCTTTGACGGCAACAGCGTCTCCGAAATCATGCAGAAGCAGGTCCACCAGCCCATGCCACGACTGGCGCAGGTGACGGCGGACCTCCAACATCCAGCTGTCGACGCCGTCATCCAGAAGGCCACCGCGAAGCGCCGCGAGGAGCGCTACGCCACCATGGAGGCCTTCGCGTCGGACCTGGTCAACGCGCTGCCCACCCTCACCAGCCGGCGCGCCGTCAGTGGCATCAACCCCGCCATCACCGGCGGTGGCCTCGAACCAGCGCGACCGGCCACGCTCCTCTTTGGCACGGAAGGCTCCGAGGCCACCCTGGTCCGCGCCGCCCCGGCGGAGGCCGCGCCGGTGACAGGCACCGCGCCCATTCCACTGACCCAGCCCGCCGCGCCCTCCGGGCTCCGGGTAGGCGCGGAGGGCTTCAACAAGACGGCGCACGCGGCCTCTCCCTACGCGGCGCCGAAGCGCTCGAAGTCCAGCACGGTGGTGGGGCTGGGCATCGCGGGCGTCCTGCTCCTGGGCGGCGTGGGCCTCGTGGCCATCCGGGGCGGGAGCGGCGACGCCGTCAACGAGGGAACCCTGGTTCCAGTCGCCTCCCCGACGCAACCGGCGCCCCCCGCCAATGAGGCCGGAGCCTCACCTCACGCCACCACCGGGAGGGTGGAGACGGCGCCCGACGATGTCGCGACCCGGCAGCTCAAGGTGCTCGCGGCGGGACAGGCCATCGACATCGGCAATGACTTCAACGAAGGCCGGCTGGACAGCGCGATGAAACGGCTGGCCCAGGCACGGAGCCTGGGATTGGAGGCCGTCGAGCCCGAGCTGGCGGCGCTCGCGGGCAAGGTGGAGGACGCCTCGAAGCGCATGGCCCGCGCCCGCGCCCTGGAGAACGACGGCAACTGCGAGACGGCCATCACCCTCTATCGCGCCCTGAAGCGCGACCATCCGCAGCTCGTGGAGGCCCAGCGGGGCATCCGGCGCTGCCAGGACATGCTGCCTCCAGAGGTGTCCGACTAG